In Streptomyces sp. NBC_01717, one DNA window encodes the following:
- a CDS encoding complex I subunit 1/NuoH family protein, with product MNDVLDVALRLIIVFGVFMVVPLVVGQTEHKVMAHMQGRLGPMYAGGFHGWAQLVADGVKFAQKEDIVPADADRRIFQLAPAVALLPYLLVLVAIPIGPSEGAVGQVVDAGIFFVLAVMGVGVLGSLMAGWASANKFSLLGGLRTAAQLLAYELPMLLAAASVAMAAGTVSLPGIVNAFEWWWLPWQIVGALVFFVAGLAELQRPPFDMPVADSEIIFGAYTEYTGLRFALFLLAEYAGIVVLCGLTTVLFLGGWHGPLGADGLGWVWTLLKTAVLAFVVIWLRVSYPRLREDQLQKLAWTTLIPLALAQIALTGIVKVAIS from the coding sequence GTGAACGACGTACTCGACGTCGCCCTCCGGCTCATCATCGTCTTCGGGGTGTTCATGGTCGTCCCACTCGTCGTGGGCCAGACCGAGCACAAGGTGATGGCCCACATGCAGGGCCGCCTCGGCCCGATGTACGCGGGTGGCTTCCACGGCTGGGCCCAGCTCGTCGCCGACGGTGTGAAGTTCGCCCAGAAGGAAGACATCGTCCCGGCCGACGCCGACCGCCGTATCTTCCAGCTCGCGCCGGCCGTCGCCCTCCTCCCGTACCTCCTGGTGCTCGTCGCCATCCCGATCGGCCCGAGCGAGGGCGCGGTCGGCCAGGTGGTCGACGCGGGCATCTTCTTCGTGCTCGCCGTCATGGGCGTAGGAGTGCTCGGCTCGCTGATGGCCGGCTGGGCATCGGCGAACAAGTTCTCCCTCCTCGGCGGTCTGCGCACCGCCGCCCAGCTCCTCGCCTACGAACTGCCGATGCTGCTCGCCGCGGCGTCCGTCGCGATGGCGGCCGGCACCGTCTCCCTCCCCGGCATCGTCAACGCCTTCGAGTGGTGGTGGTTGCCCTGGCAGATCGTCGGCGCCCTGGTCTTCTTCGTGGCCGGACTCGCCGAACTGCAGCGACCGCCGTTCGACATGCCGGTCGCCGACTCGGAGATCATCTTCGGGGCGTACACCGAGTACACCGGTCTGCGGTTCGCACTGTTCCTGCTCGCCGAATACGCGGGCATCGTCGTCCTCTGCGGGCTGACCACCGTCCTCTTCCTCGGCGGCTGGCACGGCCCGCTGGGCGCCGACGGACTCGGCTGGGTCTGGACGCTCCTCAAGACCGCGGTCCTCGCCTTCGTCGTCATCTGGCTGCGGGTGAGCTACCCCCGCCTCCGCGAGGACCAGCTGCAGAAGCTCGCCTGGACCACACTCATCCCGCTCGCCCTCGCGCAGATCGCGCTCACCGGCATCGTGAAGGTGGCGATCAGCTAA
- a CDS encoding NADH-quinone oxidoreductase subunit C — protein MTSTPATDAYDSLPDAVTELFGEDATAEHAYDLLTVDVPATAWIAALETARDRLGCTYFDWLSAVDEPGTGFRVCAHVAAPARGKVRRLLIRTTVPHDAAVLPTAVGVYSGAAWHERETHEMFGIGFEGHPHLVPLLLPEGFEGHPLRKDFVLAARVAKAWPGAKEPGESEHGGPKRRTMLPPGVPDPNEWGPLKGQLPPAPTRPARTARAAGDRPVRRARSVSEGSASQQPEAAAPAASTETTPPTAPPRRTRSASQGSASQLGETAAPEPAATEPATTASAEPASAPAEPAPAEPASTSAPAEPAPAEPAPAEPAPAPRSTDAPWHNARPAFDETPEEGSAQTVGTSEEPGTSQPLGTSEEPGTSQSLRRSRSGAPGAEPPVREGAGSGEAPRSGPATDSTDTSDEPEPPAQPDAADEPEPPAQPDTQDPDPAPEPTPNHPAGGDTA, from the coding sequence GTGACCAGCACTCCCGCCACCGACGCGTACGACAGCCTGCCGGACGCCGTCACCGAACTCTTCGGCGAGGACGCCACGGCGGAGCACGCGTACGACCTGCTGACCGTCGACGTCCCCGCCACCGCCTGGATCGCCGCCCTCGAAACGGCCCGCGACCGGCTGGGCTGCACCTACTTCGACTGGCTGAGCGCCGTCGACGAACCGGGCACCGGCTTCCGCGTCTGCGCCCACGTCGCCGCCCCGGCACGCGGCAAGGTCCGCCGACTCCTGATCCGTACGACCGTCCCGCACGACGCCGCCGTCCTTCCCACGGCCGTCGGTGTCTACTCCGGCGCCGCCTGGCACGAGCGCGAGACGCACGAGATGTTCGGCATCGGCTTCGAAGGTCACCCGCATCTGGTGCCGCTGCTGCTGCCCGAAGGCTTCGAGGGCCACCCGCTGCGCAAGGACTTCGTGCTGGCGGCCCGGGTCGCCAAGGCCTGGCCGGGCGCGAAGGAGCCGGGCGAATCCGAACACGGCGGACCGAAGCGACGCACGATGCTGCCGCCCGGTGTCCCCGACCCGAACGAGTGGGGCCCCCTCAAGGGCCAGCTCCCTCCCGCCCCGACCCGCCCGGCCCGCACCGCCAGGGCCGCGGGCGACCGCCCGGTGCGCCGCGCCCGCAGCGTGAGCGAGGGCTCGGCGAGCCAGCAGCCGGAGGCGGCAGCGCCCGCCGCGAGCACGGAGACCACACCCCCTACCGCGCCCCCGCGCCGCACCCGGAGCGCGTCCCAGGGCTCGGCGAGCCAGCTGGGGGAGACGGCGGCGCCCGAGCCGGCAGCGACGGAACCGGCGACGACGGCATCGGCGGAACCGGCATCGGCACCGGCGGAACCGGCACCGGCGGAACCGGCATCGACATCGGCACCGGCGGAACCGGCACCGGCGGAACCGGCACCGGCGGAACCGGCACCGGCGCCCCGCAGCACGGACGCGCCCTGGCACAATGCCCGCCCGGCCTTCGACGAGACCCCGGAAGAGGGCTCCGCTCAGACCGTCGGCACCTCCGAGGAGCCGGGCACCTCTCAGCCCCTCGGCACCTCCGAGGAGCCGGGCACCTCTCAGTCCCTCCGGCGATCGAGGAGCGGGGCCCCCGGGGCGGAGCCCCCGGTCCGGGAAGGGGCGGGCAGCGGAGAGGCCCCGCGCAGCGGCCCCGCCACCGACTCCACGGACACCTCGGACGAGCCCGAGCCCCCGGCGCAGCCCGACGCCGCGGATGAGCCCGAGCCCCCGGCGCAGCCCGACACCCAGGACCCCGACCCCGCACCCGAGCCGACCCCCAACCACCCCGCCGGAGGCGATACCGCGTGA
- a CDS encoding NADH-quinone oxidoreductase subunit B: MDVTSPQTPEPQPRPETTLLPEPKRLGVLSRLAPEPMKVVLNWGRRYSLWVFNFGLACCAIEFIAASMARHDFIRLGVIPFAPGPRQADLMIVSGTVTDKMAPAVKRLYEQMPEPKYVISFGACSNCGGPYWDSYSVTKGVDQIIPVDVYVPGCPPRPEALLQGILKLQEKIARESLGERYATGGGSRPSTAALRSGLVAAPPAPGEDRK; this comes from the coding sequence ATGGACGTGACGAGCCCGCAGACCCCCGAGCCGCAGCCCCGGCCCGAAACGACCTTGCTGCCGGAGCCGAAGCGGCTCGGCGTGCTGTCCCGGCTCGCGCCGGAGCCGATGAAGGTGGTCCTCAACTGGGGGCGCCGCTACAGCCTCTGGGTCTTCAACTTCGGCCTCGCCTGCTGCGCCATCGAATTCATCGCCGCGTCCATGGCCCGGCACGACTTCATCCGGCTCGGCGTGATCCCGTTCGCCCCCGGCCCCCGCCAGGCCGACCTCATGATCGTTTCCGGCACGGTGACGGACAAGATGGCTCCGGCCGTCAAGCGGCTGTACGAGCAGATGCCCGAGCCCAAGTACGTCATCTCCTTCGGTGCCTGCTCGAACTGCGGCGGCCCGTACTGGGACTCGTACTCCGTGACGAAGGGCGTCGACCAGATCATCCCCGTCGACGTCTACGTACCGGGCTGCCCGCCCCGGCCGGAGGCCCTGCTCCAGGGCATCCTCAAGCTGCAGGAGAAGATCGCCCGCGAGTCGCTGGGTGAGCGGTACGCGACGGGCGGCGGCAGCCGGCCCTCCACCGCCGCACTGCGCAGCGGCCTGGTCGCCGCCCCGCCCGCACCGGGGGAGGACCGGAAGTGA
- a CDS encoding NADH-quinone oxidoreductase subunit A codes for MADLPESTVLASDYFDSYSVVGLLALIGVLFVAVAFGAGRLLRPVVPTPEKLLTYECGVDPVGEGWAHTQVRYYVYAFLYVIFAVDSIFLFPWATVFAAPGYGATTLVEMFIFLGFLAVGLLYAWKKGVLEWT; via the coding sequence GTGGCGGACCTGCCGGAATCGACCGTTCTCGCGTCGGACTACTTCGACAGCTACTCGGTGGTCGGACTGCTCGCACTGATCGGCGTGCTGTTCGTGGCCGTGGCCTTCGGGGCCGGACGACTGCTGCGCCCCGTGGTTCCGACACCGGAAAAGCTCCTCACGTACGAGTGCGGCGTGGACCCCGTGGGTGAAGGATGGGCACATACCCAGGTCCGTTATTACGTCTATGCCTTCCTGTACGTGATCTTCGCCGTCGACTCGATCTTCCTGTTTCCATGGGCGACCGTATTCGCCGCGCCCGGATACGGCGCGACGACGCTGGTGGAAATGTTCATCTTCCTCGGTTTCCTGGCCGTGGGACTGCTCTACGCATGGAAGAAGGGCGTCCTCGAATGGACGTGA
- a CDS encoding sensor histidine kinase: MTMSPPVPDGDRLPPARFALDPWTWKEISYLLSNLPMALAGFVYTVFMIGVGVGLSVTVIGLPLLAAGLQGARLLGRAERGRARGLLGIRIDEPSSVALARHDQGFFPWLWSSLKDPVGWRAVLYSFIRLPWGVLTFTVTFVSLFVLWPVLPFIARLLTGADRAMARGLLSPSDELERRIAELESDRGVVVDTAAADLRRIERDLHDGAQARLVALAMGLGLAKEKLTEDPEAAARMVDEAHGEVKVALQELRDLARGIHPAVLTDRGLDAALSAIASRCTVPVRVGVDLPGRPAEAIEGIAYFTVSELLQNVSKHSGARSASVEVWRSAERLLIRVSDDGRGGARMDGGTGMSGLAERLGAVDGLFVLDSPSGGPTTVTAELPWRDRDQGRGPDRDRGRDGAGAAERR, translated from the coding sequence ATGACCATGAGCCCCCCGGTGCCCGACGGCGACCGGCTGCCGCCCGCCCGCTTCGCCCTCGACCCGTGGACGTGGAAGGAGATCTCTTATCTCCTGTCCAACCTGCCGATGGCGCTCGCCGGGTTTGTTTACACAGTGTTCATGATCGGTGTCGGCGTGGGACTTTCGGTCACGGTGATCGGTCTGCCGCTGCTGGCCGCCGGGCTGCAGGGGGCGCGGCTGCTCGGCCGGGCGGAGCGGGGCCGGGCCAGGGGGTTGCTCGGGATACGGATCGACGAGCCGAGCTCGGTGGCACTGGCCCGTCACGACCAGGGCTTCTTTCCGTGGCTGTGGTCGAGTCTCAAGGATCCGGTGGGCTGGCGCGCGGTGCTGTACTCGTTCATCCGGCTGCCCTGGGGCGTGCTCACGTTCACGGTGACGTTCGTGAGTCTGTTCGTTCTGTGGCCCGTGCTGCCCTTCATCGCACGTCTGCTCACCGGTGCGGACCGGGCGATGGCGCGCGGGCTGCTCTCGCCGTCGGACGAGCTGGAGCGCCGGATCGCCGAGCTGGAGTCGGACCGCGGGGTGGTCGTGGACACGGCAGCCGCGGACCTGCGGCGTATCGAGCGCGATCTGCACGACGGCGCCCAGGCCCGCCTCGTCGCGTTGGCGATGGGGCTGGGTCTGGCGAAGGAGAAGCTCACCGAGGACCCCGAGGCGGCCGCCCGCATGGTCGACGAGGCGCACGGCGAGGTGAAGGTCGCGCTCCAGGAACTCCGCGATCTCGCCCGCGGCATCCACCCCGCCGTCCTCACCGACCGCGGCCTGGACGCCGCGCTCTCCGCCATCGCCTCCCGCTGCACCGTCCCGGTGCGGGTGGGGGTGGACCTGCCGGGCCGCCCGGCGGAGGCGATCGAGGGCATCGCCTACTTCACCGTCTCCGAGCTGCTGCAGAACGTGAGCAAACACAGCGGGGCACGCTCGGCTTCCGTCGAGGTGTGGCGGTCGGCGGAGCGGCTGCTGATCCGGGTCAGCGACGACGGCCGGGGCGGGGCCCGGATGGACGGCGGGACCGGGATGTCGGGGCTGGCGGAGCGGCTGGGAGCGGTCGACGGGCTGTTCGTCCTCGACTCGCCGTCCGGCGGGCCGACGACGGTCACCGCGGAGCTGCCCTGGCGGGACCGCGACCAGGGGCGGGGCCCGGACCGGGACCGGGGCCGGGACGGCGCGGGCGCCGCGGAGCGCCGTTAG
- a CDS encoding sensor histidine kinase, whose product MATAYGPDTRDHQRYGAGPGNNPPVKHFFPAVLRAPLEARTWREFGYLLLSLPISVVLFSFAITMTSLGVGLLITFLGIPVLALGLAMCRGFGVMERARARGLLKLEVAEPAPVRGRTGGLMSWVGAVLKSGVSWRHLLYALLHFPWAVFAFTVSLTFWAYGWAAFSYPLWQWVFPAYVGVDGIQLYGDATHHVYLDSPFELAATSAFGLVLVLLTPWIIRGLASVDRVMVYGLLGPSRLASRVVELESDRGVVVDTAAADLRRIERDLHDGAQARLVALAMGLGLAKEKLTEDPEAAARMVDEAHGEVKVALQELRDLARGIHPAVLTDRGLDAALSAIASRCTVPVTVEVDLASRPAQAIEGIAYFTVSELLQNVSKHAQATRATVDVWRTADRLLLQVTDNGRGGANLSAGSGLAGLAERLDAVDGVLVVDSPVGGPTRVTAELPWRG is encoded by the coding sequence ATGGCCACGGCATACGGACCGGACACTCGGGACCATCAGCGGTACGGTGCCGGCCCCGGGAACAACCCCCCGGTGAAGCACTTCTTCCCGGCGGTGCTGCGCGCGCCGCTGGAGGCGAGGACCTGGCGCGAGTTCGGCTATCTGCTGCTGAGTCTGCCGATCAGCGTGGTGCTCTTCAGCTTCGCGATCACCATGACGTCGCTGGGCGTGGGCCTGCTGATCACCTTTCTCGGTATCCCGGTCCTCGCCCTCGGTCTGGCGATGTGCCGAGGCTTCGGCGTGATGGAGCGGGCCCGGGCGCGAGGGCTGCTGAAGCTGGAGGTGGCGGAGCCGGCTCCGGTGCGCGGCAGGACGGGCGGCCTGATGTCATGGGTGGGGGCGGTCCTGAAGAGCGGGGTGTCCTGGCGGCATCTGCTCTACGCGCTGCTGCACTTCCCGTGGGCGGTCTTCGCCTTCACCGTGTCGTTGACGTTCTGGGCGTACGGATGGGCGGCGTTCAGCTACCCGCTGTGGCAGTGGGTGTTCCCTGCGTACGTGGGGGTCGACGGCATTCAGCTGTACGGCGACGCCACGCACCACGTCTATCTCGACTCGCCGTTCGAGCTGGCCGCGACCAGCGCGTTCGGTCTGGTGCTCGTCCTCCTCACCCCGTGGATCATCCGCGGTCTGGCGTCCGTGGACCGGGTGATGGTGTACGGGCTGCTCGGGCCGTCGCGGCTGGCGTCACGCGTCGTCGAGCTGGAATCGGACCGCGGGGTGGTCGTGGACACGGCAGCCGCCGATCTGCGGCGTATCGAGCGCGATCTGCACGACGGCGCCCAGGCCCGCCTCGTCGCGTTGGCGATGGGGCTGGGTCTGGCGAAGGAGAAGCTCACCGAGGACCCCGAGGCGGCCGCCCGCATGGTCGACGAGGCGCACGGCGAGGTGAAGGTCGCGCTCCAGGAACTCCGCGATCTCGCCCGCGGCATCCACCCCGCCGTCCTCACCGACCGCGGCCTGGACGCCGCGCTCTCCGCCATCGCCTCCCGCTGCACCGTCCCGGTGACGGTCGAGGTGGACCTGGCGTCCCGGCCCGCGCAGGCCATCGAGGGCATCGCCTACTTCACCGTGTCCGAACTGCTGCAGAACGTCAGCAAACACGCTCAGGCGACGCGCGCGACGGTCGACGTGTGGCGTACGGCCGACCGGCTGCTGCTCCAGGTCACCGACAACGGGCGGGGCGGCGCGAATCTGTCGGCGGGCAGCGGCCTCGCCGGTCTGGCCGAGCGGCTGGACGCGGTCGACGGTGTCCTTGTCGTCGATTCCCCGGTGGGCGGCCCGACGAGGGTCACGGCCGAGCTCCCCTGGCGTGGCTGA
- a CDS encoding response regulator transcription factor yields MRVVIAEDSVLLREGLTRLLTDLGHDVVAGVGDAEALIKTVGDLAEGGELPDVVVADVRMPPTHTDEGVRAAVRLRKEYPGIGVLVLSQYVEEQYATELLAGSSRGVGYLLKDRVAEVREFVDAVVRVAQGGTALDPEVVAQLLGRSRKQDVLAGLTPREREVLGLMAEGRTNSAVAKQLVVSDGAVEKHVSNIFLKLGLAPSEGDHRRVLAVLTYLNS; encoded by the coding sequence GTGCGAGTGGTCATTGCCGAGGATTCGGTACTGCTCCGGGAGGGGCTCACCCGATTGCTGACCGATCTCGGGCACGACGTCGTCGCGGGGGTGGGGGACGCCGAGGCCCTGATCAAGACCGTGGGCGATCTTGCCGAGGGGGGCGAGCTGCCCGATGTGGTCGTCGCCGATGTGCGGATGCCGCCGACCCACACCGACGAGGGCGTGCGGGCGGCGGTGCGGCTGCGCAAGGAGTACCCGGGCATCGGGGTCCTGGTCCTTTCGCAGTACGTCGAGGAGCAGTACGCCACCGAGTTGCTGGCCGGCAGCAGCCGCGGTGTGGGCTATCTGCTGAAGGACCGGGTGGCGGAGGTCCGCGAGTTCGTGGACGCCGTGGTCCGGGTGGCGCAGGGCGGCACGGCGCTGGACCCTGAAGTTGTGGCTCAGTTGCTGGGCCGGAGCCGTAAACAGGACGTCCTGGCCGGGCTGACGCCGCGCGAGCGCGAGGTGCTCGGTCTGATGGCGGAGGGGCGGACCAACTCGGCGGTCGCGAAGCAGCTGGTGGTGAGCGACGGCGCGGTGGAGAAGCACGTCAGCAACATCTTCCTGAAGCTCGGCCTGGCGCCCAGTGAGGGGGATCACCGACGGGTCCTGGCCGTTCTGACCTACCTCAACTCTTGA
- a CDS encoding 2-oxoacid:acceptor oxidoreductase subunit alpha has translation MTSQVSSPADQADEANDADQASEAVLGEQRAPRSAAPGADGKEIRRLDRVIIRFAGDSGDGMQLTGDRFTSETASFGNDLSTLPNFPAEIRAPAGTLPGVSSFQLHFADHDILTPGDAPNVLVAMNPAALKANIGDVPRGAEIIVNTDEFTKRPMAKVGYETSPLEDGSLQAYNVHPVPLTTLTIEALKEFGLSRKEAERSKNMFALGLLSWMYHRPTDGTEAFLRAKFAKKPQIAEANVAAFRAGWNFGETTEDFAVSYEVAPASHTFPTGTYRNISGNLALSYGLIAASRQADLPLYLGSYPITPASDILHELSKHKNFGVRTFQAEDEIAGIGAALGAAFGGSLAVTTTSGPGVALKSETIGLAVSLELPLLVIDIQRGGPSTGLPTKTEQADLLQAMYGRNGEAPVPIVAPRTPADCFDAAIDAARIALTYRTPVFLLSDGYLANGSEPWRIPDIDELPDLRVQFATGPNHELADGTEVFWPYKRDPHTLARPWAVPGTPGLEHRIGGIEKQDGTGNISYDPANHDFMVRTRQAKIDGIEVPDLEVDDPAGARTLVLGWGSTYGPITAAVRRLRSGGHPIAQAHLRHLNPFPRNLGEVLKRYDKVVVPEMNLGQLAALVRAKYLVDAHSYNQVNGMPFKAEQLATALKEAIDA, from the coding sequence GTGACCAGCCAGGTCAGTAGCCCAGCCGACCAGGCCGATGAGGCCAATGACGCCGATCAGGCCAGTGAGGCTGTCCTCGGGGAGCAGCGAGCCCCCCGGTCCGCAGCACCGGGCGCCGACGGGAAAGAGATCCGCCGCCTGGACCGGGTGATCATTCGCTTCGCGGGTGACTCCGGAGACGGTATGCAGCTCACAGGTGACCGGTTCACCTCGGAGACGGCGTCGTTCGGGAACGACCTGTCGACGCTGCCGAACTTCCCGGCCGAGATCCGGGCCCCCGCAGGCACCCTTCCGGGCGTCTCGTCGTTCCAGTTGCACTTCGCCGACCATGACATCCTCACGCCGGGCGACGCTCCGAACGTGCTGGTCGCGATGAACCCCGCGGCACTGAAGGCGAACATCGGCGATGTGCCGCGCGGCGCCGAAATCATCGTCAACACGGATGAGTTCACCAAACGCCCGATGGCGAAGGTGGGCTACGAGACCAGTCCGCTGGAGGACGGCTCGCTGCAGGCGTACAACGTCCATCCGGTGCCGCTGACGACGCTGACGATCGAGGCGCTGAAGGAGTTCGGGCTCTCCCGCAAGGAGGCCGAGCGCTCGAAGAACATGTTCGCGCTCGGGCTGCTCTCCTGGATGTACCACCGGCCGACCGACGGCACCGAGGCGTTCCTGCGGGCGAAGTTCGCCAAGAAGCCGCAGATCGCCGAGGCGAACGTGGCCGCGTTCCGGGCGGGCTGGAATTTCGGTGAGACGACCGAGGACTTCGCGGTCAGCTACGAGGTGGCGCCCGCCTCGCACACCTTCCCCACCGGTACGTACCGGAACATCTCCGGGAACCTCGCCCTGTCGTACGGGCTGATCGCCGCGAGCCGGCAGGCGGATCTGCCGCTCTACCTGGGCTCGTACCCGATCACCCCGGCCTCCGACATCCTGCACGAGCTCAGCAAGCACAAGAACTTCGGCGTCCGCACCTTCCAGGCGGAGGACGAGATCGCGGGCATCGGTGCCGCGCTCGGTGCGGCGTTCGGCGGCTCGCTCGCCGTGACGACGACGTCCGGGCCCGGTGTGGCCCTGAAGTCGGAGACCATCGGTCTCGCCGTCTCGCTCGAACTGCCGCTGCTCGTCATCGACATCCAGCGCGGTGGCCCGTCCACCGGTCTGCCCACCAAGACCGAGCAGGCGGACCTGCTCCAGGCGATGTACGGGCGCAACGGCGAGGCTCCGGTGCCGATCGTGGCGCCGAGGACCCCGGCCGACTGCTTCGACGCCGCGATCGACGCGGCCCGGATCGCACTGACGTACCGCACACCGGTCTTCCTGCTCTCGGACGGCTATCTCGCCAACGGCTCCGAGCCGTGGCGGATCCCGGACATCGACGAACTTCCGGACCTGCGCGTGCAGTTCGCCACCGGACCCAACCATGAGCTGGCCGACGGCACCGAGGTGTTCTGGCCGTACAAGCGCGACCCGCACACCCTGGCCCGCCCGTGGGCCGTTCCCGGCACCCCCGGTCTCGAACACCGCATCGGCGGCATCGAGAAGCAGGACGGCACCGGCAACATCTCGTACGACCCGGCGAACCACGACTTCATGGTCCGCACCCGCCAGGCGAAGATCGACGGCATCGAGGTCCCCGACCTGGAGGTCGACGACCCGGCCGGCGCCCGGACCCTGGTCCTGGGCTGGGGCTCCACGTACGGCCCGATCACCGCCGCCGTCCGCCGGCTGCGCTCGGGCGGGCATCCGATCGCCCAGGCCCACCTGCGCCACCTCAACCCCTTCCCGAGGAATCTCGGCGAGGTGTTGAAGCGTTACGACAAGGTGGTCGTCCCGGAGATGAACCTCGGCCAGCTGGCCGCGCTCGTCCGGGCGAAGTATCTGGTCGACGCCCATAGTTACAACCAGGTCAACGGTATGCCGTTCAAGGCCGAGCAGCTCGCGACAGCTCTCAAGGAGGCCATCGATGCCTAA
- a CDS encoding 2-oxoacid:ferredoxin oxidoreductase subunit beta: protein MPNTDQALPAGLPALQLVPKAEARQSMKDFKSDQEVRWCPGCGDYAVLAAVQGFMPELGLAKENIVFVSGIGCSSRFPYYMNTYGMHSIHGRAPAIATGLASSRRDLSVWVVTGDGDALSIGGNHLIHALRRNVNLKILLFNNRIYGLTKGQYSPTSEVGKITKSTPMGSLDAPFNPVSLALGAEASFVARTVDSDRKHLTSVLREAAAHPGTALVEIYQNCNIFNDGAFEVLKDKDQAENAVIRLEHGQPIRFGTGQSKGVVRDPATGDLKVVEVTAENESQVLIHDAHAASPTTAFALSRLADPDTLHQTPIGVLRSVERPVYDTQMAEQLDTAVEQNGKGDLAALLAGNDNWTVIG, encoded by the coding sequence ATGCCTAACACCGACCAGGCACTCCCTGCCGGGCTCCCCGCCCTGCAGCTGGTGCCCAAGGCCGAGGCCAGGCAGTCCATGAAGGACTTCAAGTCCGACCAGGAAGTGCGCTGGTGCCCCGGTTGCGGTGACTACGCGGTCCTCGCCGCCGTGCAGGGCTTCATGCCCGAGCTCGGTCTGGCGAAGGAGAACATCGTCTTCGTCTCCGGCATCGGCTGCTCCTCCCGGTTCCCGTACTACATGAACACGTACGGGATGCACTCGATCCACGGCCGCGCCCCGGCCATCGCCACCGGCCTGGCCTCGTCGCGGCGCGACCTGTCCGTCTGGGTCGTCACGGGTGACGGCGACGCGCTGTCCATCGGCGGCAACCACCTGATCCACGCGCTGCGGCGCAATGTGAACCTGAAGATCCTGCTGTTCAACAACCGGATCTATGGGCTCACCAAGGGCCAGTACTCACCGACGAGCGAGGTCGGCAAGATCACAAAGTCGACGCCGATGGGCTCGCTCGACGCCCCCTTCAACCCGGTGTCGCTGGCCCTCGGCGCGGAGGCGTCGTTCGTCGCCCGCACCGTGGACTCCGACCGCAAGCACCTCACGAGCGTGCTGCGCGAGGCGGCGGCCCACCCCGGCACGGCGCTGGTGGAGATCTACCAGAACTGCAACATCTTCAACGACGGCGCGTTCGAGGTCCTCAAGGACAAGGACCAGGCCGAGAACGCGGTGATCCGGCTGGAGCACGGGCAGCCGATCCGCTTCGGCACCGGGCAGTCCAAGGGTGTCGTACGCGACCCGGCCACCGGTGACCTCAAGGTCGTCGAGGTCACCGCGGAGAACGAGTCGCAGGTCCTGATCCACGACGCGCACGCCGCCAGCCCCACCACGGCGTTCGCGCTGTCCCGGCTCGCCGACCCCGACACCCTGCACCAGACCCCGATCGGGGTGCTGCGCAGCGTGGAGCGCCCGGTCTACGACACGCAGATGGCCGAGCAGCTCGACACCGCGGTCGAGCAGAACGGCAAGGGCGACCTGGCCGCACTGCTCGCCGGAAACGACAACTGGACGGTCATCGGGTAG